In the Thermoanaerobacterales bacterium genome, CAGAATTACCTCGTCCCCGGCGGCCACGGGGCCGGTTAACTCTTCATAGCAAACGGCCTTCTCTTCTTTACCGTCAACGTTAACGAGAATCTCGGTAAGTCCGGGGCGCTGACCCAGAAGCCGGGCCACGTGCCCCCGCCGCAGGCGGATATAAATGACCATCACTCCCGTATGAAGCGGTTATCCAAACGTGTTCTTCTCAGCTTCCATGTTACCCGCGGGGGCTCGAAAATCCTTCCTGCGATGGGGCCAGACCGGGCGGACGGCGGCAATTGCTCTCCCGGCGGCCGGGCGTGCTATACTGGTGTAGTAATTATTGCTGGGAGCGATGAGACTTTGCCTTTTGATGGTCTTGTGCTCGCCGCCGTGCGCGCCGAACTGGCCGGGGCCCTCACCGGCGGACGTATCGAACGTGTGCAGCAGCCGGCGGAACACTATATCGTCCTCACGGTGCACAGGCACAAACGCCACCGCCTGCTGATCTCCGCTCACCCGGAGGAGGCACGGGTACACATGACCGCGCACGGCACGGTTTCCCCGCCACGGTTACCGGTTTTTGCCGCCGTGCTGCGCAAGTACCTGGAAGGCGGCCGGATGGTGTCTATCAAGCAGCCGGGGTTCGAACGCGTTATCGAAGTGGTCGTAAGAGGGCGCGATGCTTTGGGGCAGGAGGCCAATATCCTGCTGATCGGGGAGTTTATGGGAAAGCATTCCAATATCCTGCTCGTGGACCCCGGTTCAGGGAGAATTCTGGACGGTATTCGTCGCTATACGCATGCCGTAAGCCGTCACCGGGAGGTGCTGCCTGGTGCTCCGTATATCCCCCCGCCCCGCACCAAGCGCGACCCCCTGGAGCTGGATGAGGAAGGCCTTACGGCCGAGTTGCTCGCCCTTCCCCTGGAAAGCGGCATTGCCCGCGCTTTACAGGCACGCCTCGAGGGACTGAGTCTGGTCGCTGCCCGGGAGGTTGCCCACCGGGCGGGATTGGCCGCCGAAACCACGGTGGGCGAGTGCGGCGCCTACGACTTCGCCCGTCTGTGGTCAACGCTGCGCGATGTGTTCGCCGGCGCCCGGGACGGCGCCCTGTCCCCCTGCCTGGCCCTGGACCGCGCAGGCGAGCCGTATGACTTCTCGGCAATATCCCTGACCCACCTATCGGACGAGGTGAGCCTGGAAAGCGGCGGTATGAACGATATCCTGGACCGCTTCTACACACACCACCGGGAACGGCAAAGGCTGGAAGGCCTGCGCCGCGCCATCATGAGCATCGTCGCCCGTGAGCGCCGGCGGGTGGAGAAGCGCCTGGCCCACTGCCGGAAGAACCTGGCCACGGCGGCACGTTTTGAAGAATGGCGACGTTACGGCGATCTCCTGATCGCCAACCTGCACGCCGTGCCGCCCAACGCCGAAACCATCACCCTCAACGAGTTTGAGACCGGCAAACCGGTGGCCATCGCGCTTGACCCCAAGCTGAGTCCGGCAGCCAACGCACAGGCGTATTTCCGCCGCTTTCAGAAGCAAAAGGCCACCGCGGCGCGCGCGGCCGCTGAGGAAGAAAGACTGTCGGCGGAACTGGAGTATCTGGCGGGGGTCGAGACCGCCCTCATGCAGGCGGAGAACAGCGCCGACCTGGGGGATATCCGTGAGGAACTGGTGGCGCAGGGCTACCTTTCGGCGCCCGCCCCAGGGAAAAAACGGGTGCCGGCCCGGGAAGCCGCCCCCGCTCCTCTCACCTTCAAGGCCCCGGACGGGACGACGATCCTCGTCGGCAAGAACAACCGGCAGAACGACTACGTCACCTTCCGCGTCGCCCGCGAGGACGACCTCTGGCTTCATGCCCGGGGCATCCCCGGGGCGCACGTCATCGTCCGCACGGCGGGCCGGGCGGTCTCACCCGAGGCGCTGGAGGCGGCCGCGTCTTTGGCCGCCTATTACAGCCGGAGCCGGCAGGCCGGGAGCGTGCCGGTGGACGTCACCCTTCGGCGGCACGTGAAGAAGCCCCGCGGCGCCCGCCCGGGGTTCGTGATCTACCGCGAGGAGCGAACCGTTATGGCCCGCCCCGCCCGCCCGTCATAGGATGATACTCTTTCTACAGACCGGTCGCGGTCCGCGTAAGCATCTCGACTTCCTTACAGAGCCACGGGCCGTAACCGGCCATCCTGACGCGGCGCCACCGCTCCGGAGCCGTCGGCGACTGTATGGCGAGGAAGGCATCCTCCGCGGTTCCCTGGTCAAGGTAAAGAATTACGTCGCCGTGGGGCCAGGCGTTCTGACCCGCCGCCGGCGTAAAGGGCCGGCAGAAAAACCGTACCCGGCAGCCGGACGTCGGCGCGTCATCGGCCGCCGTTTTCTCAACGGCCGGCAGCTCGTTCGCGGTACACTCCTGCGCTTCGCCCCAAAATCCACGGGAGGCAAGGAAAAGGAGTTCCGGTAGGTGGTGAGCGAGGGGGGTGTCGTCAGACCCGGGCAGGTTGACCGTCAGGCCGTGGCGCTGGACGAGGATACCCCGCAGGCTGCCGCCCTGTTCGGGCTCTTCGGTCACCGCGGGCTCAGCCGCCGCCGGGGAAGAAGCCCGCGGAGCGCCCGAAGCGCACGCGGCTAGGGCCAGCACGCCGGCCGCGAGGACGGCGGCAAGCAGCCGTAGAGGAACTCCGCCCCGCACCTTACGCGTCCCCTTCCTCCGGTACGATGCAGATGAAGACCAGGTCTTTCTCCCCCGTATTCATAAACTGGTGTTCGGCATTCCCCGGGATGAAGGCGATCGAGCCGCGCTCGACCTGGTGTTCCTTGCCGTCCAAGAAGAGCACGCCCCGGCCGTCCAAGACGTAGTTGATGTGCGGCCAGGAATGGCGGTGCCGGGGGGTAAAACCTTCTTTACCCAGAGTGAAGGTGCGCATCACCCACCCGGTCCACCCCTCCCGGGGGCCTATCAGGGCCTTCTTAACCACGTTGCGTATCCCGCGCCCTTCAATGACCGTCCCCTTGACTTCTTTTTCGTGACCGACAAACAAGCTGCTCCCTCCCCTTTTGGAATCCATCTGCTTTGAAGGTATAACACACTCGACGGCACGCACCACCGGGCGGCCCCTGACATCCTTGACAACACCGGGATCACCGGCCGCCGGCCGCTCGTCGGCCTGCCCAGGTCAACCTGCAGTGCTATCGTAACCATGGCTTGCCTTATTGTCAAACCGCGGGGAGACGGACGGTTACGCGGCGGCGCCGATGGCATTGCAGGCGTATTTGAGCGGGCGTCAGAAACCGCTTCGAAGGAGGATTAGAAAAGACAAAGGAGCGGAAAGGGGCGCGCGGCACTTGCGGTATCAGGGATGGTTGCTACAGTTGCTCGGGGGCCTGTTGCTTTGCGTATCGGCCTGCGGGTGCTCGCTCGGCCAGGAGAGAAGTCTTGCTATCGCCAAAGCGTTTCTGGTCGCGCACGGGATGGAGGTCGTACGGGAGCCGGAGCGCCCCGTAGTGCAAAAGGTTGAGGCCAAGAAACTGCACCCCATGCAGGTCGCGGCCTGGGACTTGCAGCAAAAGCATTTCGGCACCCGGCTGGCGGACTACGAAGGCCGGGAGGTACATTATTGCACCTTCATCGTCCGGTGGCACCCGATCATTTCCCGCTGCGCGGCCGAGGGTGTCCAGGAAGCCCAGGTCACGGTCTGGGTCACCGACGGGAAGGTTATCGGGGGCATCAGCATGCCCGTCGGCCCGCGAGGCGAGGTTTATACCGGCCTGGGTTACCCGTTGCTCGGCCCGTGACGACACAACCGCCCGCCGCTCACATGGAAACCTTGCGGCTCCCGGGCTTGACCGGAACGCCTCCGGCGGCGCAGAGGGGGCATCCCTCCGGCGTGAAGGTGGCAATGCTGGTGGTGAGAAGGGCTGTCAGGGGAACGCCGAAATCGACCCGCCCGCCGCTGCGGTCGACGATCACCCCCACGCCCTCGGCCTCACCGCCCGCGTCGCGTACCAGGTCTATCACCTCCCGCACCGAGCCGCCGGTGGTGATCACGTCTTCCACGACCAGGACCCTCTGGCCGCGCTCCACGGTAAAACCACGCCGGAGGGCCATTCTCCCGTTGGCGTCGCGCTCCGCGAAAAGACAGGGCGTATCGAGGGCGCGGGCCACCTCGTGGGCGATGATCACCCCGCCCAGGGCCGGGCCGACGACCAGGTCAATCCCGTGATCGGCGTACGAGGCGGCCAGGGCGCGGCCGAGGGCCTCGGCATAGCGCGGGTGCTTGAGGACCTGGGCGCACTGGATGTATTGCGCGCTGTGCCGCCCCGAAGTCAACAGGAAGTGACCGCTCAGGAGCGCCCCGCTGGCCTCCAGCATTCTCCGGACATCGTCCTCGGATAGGCGTGTAAGCATATCGGTCCTCTCCTTCCCCGTTCATCCGTGAACGCCCGCCGGAAAGGCCGGCGTTGACATCAGTTCAGTCCGCCCATCTCCGCCACGATCCGCCTGGCGGCGTTGACCGGATCCGGGGCGCCGGTGATCGGCCGCCCGATAACGAGGTAGTCGGCCCCGGCCGACACGGCGGCGGCGGGGGTGGCAACGCGGCGCTGATCCCCGGCGGCTTCACCGGCCGGACGGACGCCGGGGGAAACGATACGGAATTGCGGTCCGGTCAGCACGCGGATGGCCGAGGCCTCCCAGGCCGAGGCGACAACCCCGTCCAGGCCGCAGTGCATGGCGAGTTCGGCCCAACGGAGGGCAAGGTTTCGGGCGCCGGTTTCGAAACCGAGTTCCCTGACCGAGGAATCATCCAGGCTGGTCAGGACGGTGACCGCGACCAGCAGCGGGCGGGGCCGTCCAATCCTTCCTGCCTCTTCCGCCGCGGCTTCGGCCGCGGCGCGAAGCATAGCCGCCCCACCCCCGGCGTGTACGTTGAGCATGGCCGCCCCCAGGCCTACCAGGGCCCGCACGGCCTGTCCGACGGTCTGCGGGATGTCGTGCAGCTTTAAATCGAGGAAGACAAACGGCGATCGCTCGGCGATCTCGCTCACGATCCCCGGCCCCTGGCGGTAGAACAGGCGCATGCCGACCTTAAAGCCTCCGACGACATCGCGCAGGCAATCTGCGAGAGCAAGGGCCTCGTCTCTGCCGTCCACGTCAAGGGCCACCAGCAACCGGTCCTTGGGGTGCATACGAACCTCCTTGAAAGCCAACGGATTTATCCGTTCAAATGTGGCCCGCCCCGATAAGCTGGCGGATGTCGGGTATTCCTTCGCGCTTCAGGTATTCCTCTATCCCCTGCAGAACGTCCACCGTCGCCTTCGGATTGACGATGTTGGCCGTTCCCACGGCCACCGCGGTGGCGCCCGCCAGGAAGAACTCGACGGCGTCGGCGCCGGTGGTAATTCCGCCCATACCGATGATCGGCAGGCGCACGGCCTTGTAGACCTGCCAGACCGCCCGGAGGGCGATGGGTTTTACGGCGGGGCCCGAAAGCCCGCCGAAGACGCTGGCGAGAATGGGCCGCCGTGTCCGAATGTCGATTGCCGTTCCCAGGACGGTGTTGATCAAGGACAGAGCGTCGGCGCCGGCTTTGGCCACGGCGAGGGCCACGGCTGCGATATCGGTGACGTTGGGGCTTAGTTTGGCGATCACGGGCCGGGATGTGTTCGCCCTAACGGTCCGGATCACCTCCGCGGCCATTTCGGGAACCGTGCCGAAGGCGATCCCACCGGCGCGCACGTTGGGGCAGGAGATATTAACCTCCAGGGCGGCGATCCCGCGGGCCGTCTCGAGGCGGGCGGCCAGCCGGCCGTATTCATCGACCGTCGCCCCGGCGATACTGACGATGAGCGGGGTATCCAGTTCGACCAGCGGCGGTAGTATCTCGGCGACAAAGCGTTCCACGCCGGGGTTCTGCAAACCTACGGCATTAAGCATCCCGGCAGGGGTTTCCGCCACGCGCGGCGGCGGGTTGCCCTCGCGCGCCTCGAGGGTGATGGTCTTGAGAGCGAGGGCTCCCAGACGGTTCAGGTCCACGAAGGGAGCATACTCTGTTCCGAAAGTGCCGGCGGCCGTCATCACCGGGTTTTTCATCCGGATCCCGGCGATCTCGACCGAGAGGTCGGCCTTCATGACCAGGCCACCTCCCTCACCGGAAAGACCGGGCCGTCGGCGCATACCCGGGCATACCCGGTGCCGGAGTCGGATTGCACCCCGGTACTGCAACAAAGGCAGGCCCCCAGGCCGCAGGCCATCCGCTCTTCGAGGGAGACCTCCCCCTCGAGGCGGTACTCACGCATGCGCGTCGCCAGGGCGCGCAGCATGGGGTATGGCCCGGCGGCATAGACGTAGGCGTAGCGGTAGCCGGCGACCAGGGACGCCGTGAAGAGGTCGACCACCGAGCCCCGGTGGCCGGCGGTGCCGTCGTCGGTCGCCAGGCGGCGCTTGAATCCCGGAACGGTCTCCTCCGCGCCCAGCAGGAGGCCTGCCGTGCGGGCGCCCTGGAAGAGGGAACCCTTGATCCCCGCGGCTGCCAGGCGGCGGAGGAGAAAGGCCAGAGGAGCGATGCCGAGGCCCCCCGCCACCAGGGCCACCGGGAGCGCCGGGGCGGGCAGGGTGAAACCACGGCCCAGGGGTCCCAGGACATCGAGGACGCCACCGGGCCGGACCTCGGCCAGGATGGCGGTCCCGCGCCCCACGACCTGGAAGAGGATGGATACGGTACCGCACTCCCGGTCCACGTCATGTACGCCGAAAGGCCGGCGAAGGAGCGGGTCGTGGGTCGATCCGACCCTCAGGTGGACGAACTGTCCGGGCTGTACCGTACGGGCGATCTCCGGGGCGGTGAAGGCCAGGCGGTACACCCCCGGCACCACCGCCGCCTGTTGGACTACAGGCGCCTTGCATAATACGGGCGGCATGCTACTCCCCTTTCAGGTTGCCCTGGAACGCTTTGAGCGGGTACACCTCTCTGCCGGAGCCGGTTGGTCTCCA is a window encoding:
- a CDS encoding NFACT RNA binding domain-containing protein, with translation MPFDGLVLAAVRAELAGALTGGRIERVQQPAEHYIVLTVHRHKRHRLLISAHPEEARVHMTAHGTVSPPRLPVFAAVLRKYLEGGRMVSIKQPGFERVIEVVVRGRDALGQEANILLIGEFMGKHSNILLVDPGSGRILDGIRRYTHAVSRHREVLPGAPYIPPPRTKRDPLELDEEGLTAELLALPLESGIARALQARLEGLSLVAAREVAHRAGLAAETTVGECGAYDFARLWSTLRDVFAGARDGALSPCLALDRAGEPYDFSAISLTHLSDEVSLESGGMNDILDRFYTHHRERQRLEGLRRAIMSIVARERRRVEKRLAHCRKNLATAARFEEWRRYGDLLIANLHAVPPNAETITLNEFETGKPVAIALDPKLSPAANAQAYFRRFQKQKATAARAAAEEERLSAELEYLAGVETALMQAENSADLGDIREELVAQGYLSAPAPGKKRVPAREAAPAPLTFKAPDGTTILVGKNNRQNDYVTFRVAREDDLWLHARGIPGAHVIVRTAGRAVSPEALEAAASLAAYYSRSRQAGSVPVDVTLRRHVKKPRGARPGFVIYREERTVMARPARPS
- a CDS encoding cupin domain-containing protein, whose protein sequence is MFVGHEKEVKGTVIEGRGIRNVVKKALIGPREGWTGWVMRTFTLGKEGFTPRHRHSWPHINYVLDGRGVLFLDGKEHQVERGSIAFIPGNAEHQFMNTGEKDLVFICIVPEEGDA
- the pyrE gene encoding orotate phosphoribosyltransferase — translated: MLEASGALLSGHFLLTSGRHSAQYIQCAQVLKHPRYAEALGRALAASYADHGIDLVVGPALGGVIIAHEVARALDTPCLFAERDANGRMALRRGFTVERGQRVLVVEDVITTGGSVREVIDLVRDAGGEAEGVGVIVDRSGGRVDFGVPLTALLTTSIATFTPEGCPLCAAGGVPVKPGSRKVSM
- the pyrF gene encoding orotidine-5'-phosphate decarboxylase, with the translated sequence MHPKDRLLVALDVDGRDEALALADCLRDVVGGFKVGMRLFYRQGPGIVSEIAERSPFVFLDLKLHDIPQTVGQAVRALVGLGAAMLNVHAGGGAAMLRAAAEAAAEEAGRIGRPRPLLVAVTVLTSLDDSSVRELGFETGARNLALRWAELAMHCGLDGVVASAWEASAIRVLTGPQFRIVSPGVRPAGEAAGDQRRVATPAAAVSAGADYLVIGRPITGAPDPVNAARRIVAEMGGLN
- a CDS encoding dihydroorotate dehydrogenase, giving the protein MKADLSVEIAGIRMKNPVMTAAGTFGTEYAPFVDLNRLGALALKTITLEAREGNPPPRVAETPAGMLNAVGLQNPGVERFVAEILPPLVELDTPLIVSIAGATVDEYGRLAARLETARGIAALEVNISCPNVRAGGIAFGTVPEMAAEVIRTVRANTSRPVIAKLSPNVTDIAAVALAVAKAGADALSLINTVLGTAIDIRTRRPILASVFGGLSGPAVKPIALRAVWQVYKAVRLPIIGMGGITTGADAVEFFLAGATAVAVGTANIVNPKATVDVLQGIEEYLKREGIPDIRQLIGAGHI
- a CDS encoding dihydroorotate dehydrogenase electron transfer subunit — encoded protein: MPPVLCKAPVVQQAAVVPGVYRLAFTAPEIARTVQPGQFVHLRVGSTHDPLLRRPFGVHDVDRECGTVSILFQVVGRGTAILAEVRPGGVLDVLGPLGRGFTLPAPALPVALVAGGLGIAPLAFLLRRLAAAGIKGSLFQGARTAGLLLGAEETVPGFKRRLATDDGTAGHRGSVVDLFTASLVAGYRYAYVYAAGPYPMLRALATRMREYRLEGEVSLEERMACGLGACLCCSTGVQSDSGTGYARVCADGPVFPVREVAWS